The Hymenobacter sp. 5317J-9 genome has a window encoding:
- a CDS encoding peptidylprolyl isomerase, with protein MKHTILRAAAFLLVLLWAAAPVVAADKPGKPKKSGKDEVVTVTTPQGVIRLVLFDDTPLHKANFLQKAKSGFYNGTTFHRVIDNFMIQGGDANTKDADPSNDGLGQPNDPTIPAELGPGHPHVYGAVAAARMGGPRGTPSSNSQFYLVENHDGTHFLDGQYTVFGQVIQGLDIIDKIAKVSKDARDRPLADVKMTMKVEKLKRKKITKLYGYKYE; from the coding sequence ATGAAACATACTATTCTGCGCGCCGCGGCCTTTCTGCTGGTGCTGCTGTGGGCCGCGGCCCCCGTTGTGGCGGCCGATAAACCCGGCAAGCCCAAAAAGAGCGGCAAAGACGAAGTCGTGACCGTGACCACGCCGCAGGGCGTTATCCGCCTCGTGTTGTTCGACGACACTCCCCTGCACAAAGCCAACTTCCTGCAAAAGGCCAAGAGTGGCTTCTACAACGGCACCACCTTCCACCGCGTCATCGACAACTTCATGATTCAGGGTGGCGACGCCAACACCAAGGACGCCGACCCCAGCAACGACGGCCTGGGCCAGCCCAACGACCCCACCATCCCGGCGGAGCTTGGCCCTGGCCACCCGCACGTATACGGTGCGGTGGCCGCCGCCCGCATGGGTGGCCCGCGCGGCACGCCCAGCAGCAATTCCCAGTTTTACCTGGTCGAAAACCACGATGGTACCCATTTTCTCGATGGCCAGTACACGGTATTTGGCCAGGTCATTCAGGGGCTGGACATCATCGACAAGATTGCCAAGGTGAGCAAAGACGCCCGCGACCGGCCCCTCGCCGACGTGAAAATGACCATGAAAGTGGAAAAGCTGAAGCGGAAAAAAATTACCAAGCTGTACGGCTACAAGTACGAGTAG
- a CDS encoding SDR family oxidoreductase produces MKILVTGSNGLLGQKLVALLRSQPEVELVATSRGANKLAALYPDLHFVPLDVADAAQVRQVLARERPTHLIHTAALTNVDECELNHEACWLHNVTAVAHLVNACAELDTHLTHLSTDFIFSGEAGPLAEDATPAPVNFYGQSKLAAEELVQASPGRWAIARTVLVYGVAHDYGRTNIVLWVRDSLRAGKAIKVVSDQWRTPTLAEDLAQGCWLLALHSAQGIYHISSDEMLTPYAMALQVADFFGLDRGLIEEADAGTFTQPARRPARTGFIIDKARRDLGYRPCSFAQGIALVGRQSDEL; encoded by the coding sequence ATGAAAATTCTCGTCACCGGTTCCAATGGCCTGCTGGGCCAGAAGCTTGTTGCCCTGCTCCGCTCGCAGCCCGAAGTGGAGCTGGTGGCCACCTCGCGCGGCGCCAACAAGCTGGCGGCCCTCTACCCCGACTTGCACTTCGTGCCGCTCGACGTGGCCGATGCCGCCCAGGTGCGGCAGGTGCTGGCCCGGGAGCGGCCCACCCACCTCATCCACACCGCCGCCCTCACCAACGTGGACGAGTGCGAGCTCAACCACGAGGCCTGCTGGCTGCACAACGTGACGGCCGTGGCACACCTCGTCAACGCCTGCGCCGAGCTGGACACCCACCTCACTCACCTCAGCACCGACTTTATTTTTAGCGGCGAAGCCGGCCCGCTGGCCGAGGACGCCACGCCCGCGCCCGTCAATTTCTACGGCCAAAGCAAGCTGGCGGCCGAGGAACTGGTGCAGGCCAGCCCCGGCCGCTGGGCCATTGCGCGCACCGTGCTGGTGTATGGCGTGGCCCACGACTACGGCCGCACCAACATTGTGCTCTGGGTGCGCGACTCGCTGCGCGCCGGCAAAGCCATCAAAGTAGTGTCGGACCAGTGGCGCACGCCCACCTTGGCCGAAGATTTGGCGCAGGGCTGCTGGCTGCTGGCACTCCATTCAGCACAGGGCATCTACCACATCAGCAGCGACGAAATGCTTACGCCCTACGCCATGGCGCTGCAGGTGGCCGACTTTTTCGGTCTCGACCGCGGCCTTATTGAGGAGGCCGACGCGGGCACGTTCACGCAGCCGGCGCGGCGCCCGGCCCGCACGGGCTTCATCATCGACAAGGCCCGGCGCGACCTGGGCTACCGCCCCTGTTCTTTCGCCCAAGGCATTGCGCTGGTGGGCCGCCAAAGCGACGAACTATAG
- a CDS encoding ABC transporter permease: MAILSPSSFSRTQKAAAAWLGLLALMAVAAPLLPLPYPPNVPDLAHVSQAPLAPGHHWLGTDPQGLDVLSLLVYGSRTAVFITFPAAVIAAVIGALLGGAAGFGGNRLRADAGYWLLATGAAWWALRLPAPALGLLAAVGGVARLLWRRGQGPAYGAPLPLDAVVMGAATALDTIPHLVLVLAVAAGTGGVSAPGLLALLAFTAWSTPARLVRAQMLRTRALPFVEAAQAAGVPAWQIWLKHSMPHAINPLRAAFPLSIARLLGLESTLSFLGVGLPPEAASWGRLMASFRYDTSAWWTFIFPASILAFSILSLYSLSLVRPQQHVE; the protein is encoded by the coding sequence GTGGCAATCCTGAGCCCGTCTTCCTTTTCGCGGACGCAAAAAGCGGCCGCCGCCTGGCTGGGCCTGTTGGCGCTGATGGCCGTGGCAGCGCCGCTGCTGCCGCTGCCCTACCCGCCCAACGTGCCCGACCTGGCGCACGTGTCGCAGGCCCCGCTGGCGCCCGGGCACCACTGGCTGGGCACCGACCCGCAGGGCCTCGACGTGCTCAGCTTGCTGGTGTATGGGAGCCGCACCGCGGTGTTCATCACGTTCCCCGCCGCCGTCATTGCGGCCGTGATAGGCGCCCTGCTGGGCGGTGCGGCCGGCTTTGGGGGCAACAGGCTGCGGGCCGATGCTGGCTACTGGCTGCTGGCTACCGGTGCGGCGTGGTGGGCCCTGCGCCTGCCCGCTCCTGCACTTGGCCTGCTGGCGGCCGTGGGCGGCGTGGCGCGCCTGTTGTGGCGCCGGGGCCAGGGCCCTGCTTATGGCGCCCCGCTACCCCTTGATGCCGTCGTGATGGGGGCCGCCACGGCCCTCGATACCATTCCGCACCTAGTGTTGGTACTGGCCGTGGCGGCCGGTACCGGCGGCGTTTCGGCTCCGGGATTGCTGGCGCTGCTGGCATTTACGGCTTGGTCGACGCCCGCCCGGCTAGTCAGGGCCCAGATGCTGCGCACACGGGCGCTGCCGTTTGTTGAAGCTGCACAGGCCGCCGGGGTTCCCGCCTGGCAAATCTGGCTTAAACACAGTATGCCACACGCAATCAACCCATTACGAGCCGCATTCCCGCTGAGCATTGCGCGTCTGCTGGGGCTGGAAAGCACCTTGTCGTTTTTGGGTGTCGGCTTGCCGCCTGAAGCAGCAAGCTGGGGGCGACTCATGGCGTCATTCCGCTACGACACAAGCGCATGGTGGACATTCATTTTTCCCGCATCAATACTAGCATTCAGCATTTTGAGCCTTTATTCATTGTCTTTGGTGCGCCCACAACAGCATGTAGAATAG
- a CDS encoding ABC transporter permease gives MGLRIAWHLLRTGLAVWVLVSVVFLLIHRDLGAVQLASPEASEQRGSGAPLSATAQAATELAINQRLGLDEPLFYVSPPTAARDSWRCNGLRNQYHRWAAQLLQGNLGLSFRTGRAVSAELADALAFTLPLTGLAVALSVGGALLLALGLAGRPWWQRPVRAGLVGLQALPLFGVGLVLLLAFANPEALDWFPGYGLGQTTDQPPGTWGYFMAYLWHLVLPTAALVISALPELTLQLHASLVQELGSRYAVTARAKGLAEPAVIRRHALRNALLPSLAQLAELLPALVAGAVVVEVVFALPGMGRLLAGAAAARDAPVLVGGVLLVGAARMLALLATDVLNFWADPRIRWQS, from the coding sequence ATGGGCCTGCGCATAGCCTGGCATTTGCTTCGCACGGGATTGGCGGTGTGGGTACTGGTTTCGGTGGTGTTTTTGCTCATTCACCGCGATTTGGGCGCCGTGCAGCTGGCTTCGCCCGAGGCGTCGGAGCAGCGCGGTAGCGGCGCGCCTCTTTCGGCCACGGCTCAGGCGGCCACCGAACTGGCCATCAACCAGCGTCTCGGCCTCGATGAGCCGCTCTTTTACGTGAGCCCGCCCACTGCAGCTCGCGACTCCTGGCGCTGTAATGGCCTGCGCAACCAATACCACCGCTGGGCCGCGCAGCTCTTGCAGGGAAACCTCGGCTTGTCCTTCCGCACGGGCCGCGCGGTCAGCGCGGAGCTGGCCGATGCGCTGGCGTTCACACTGCCGCTCACCGGCTTGGCGGTGGCACTTTCCGTGGGCGGCGCCCTGCTGCTTGCCCTGGGGCTGGCGGGCCGGCCGTGGTGGCAACGCCCGGTGCGGGCCGGGTTGGTAGGGCTGCAGGCCCTGCCGCTGTTTGGGGTGGGGCTGGTGCTGCTACTGGCCTTTGCCAACCCCGAGGCGCTGGACTGGTTTCCGGGATATGGGCTGGGGCAGACCACCGACCAGCCGCCCGGCACCTGGGGTTACTTTATGGCTTATTTGTGGCACTTGGTGCTGCCAACCGCCGCCTTGGTCATCAGCGCCCTTCCAGAGCTTACCCTGCAGCTGCACGCCAGCCTCGTGCAGGAGTTGGGCTCCCGCTATGCCGTAACCGCCCGCGCCAAGGGACTGGCCGAGCCGGCCGTTATCCGGCGCCATGCATTGCGCAATGCCTTGCTGCCCTCGCTGGCACAGCTGGCCGAGCTACTGCCAGCCCTGGTGGCCGGGGCGGTAGTAGTTGAGGTGGTATTTGCGTTGCCGGGCATGGGCCGCCTGCTGGCCGGGGCTGCCGCCGCGCGCGACGCCCCCGTGCTGGTGGGCGGTGTGCTGCTGGTGGGCGCGGCCCGCATGCTGGCATTACTGGCCACCGATGTATTGAATTTCTGGGCCGACCCTCGCATCCGGTGGCAATCCTGA
- a CDS encoding ABC transporter substrate-binding protein yields MKHSLPANFLLRIAIALLLFSCGGQHTQRDTVRIRWARDPETLDPLFASNLAAFDANNLLHVSLLQGDISTQQLAPALAEELPTVQLVGDSLTQLQYRIRPAATWDNGRAVLASDVDFTLKLMLCPGLPNEAARNQYGFIRALLPHPQDPRRFTLLCRGRSLEYAQASGDFFILPEHSLDPRGLLRRWSLADLQRQPLSPRADSGARAVAQYYLAAVASHSPNRLPGCGPYELQKWEKDRFLSFRRKPRWWGSRLQPVPLVLQAKPPQLEYVIIPDVATAALALQRGDVDVFPQMPAREFARLRAMPAAQSTLRFYTSPSYDVATAGFNTQHPALADALTRRALSRCFDAAGLLRATQLGEGQRTVGIISPADRANYNDSLAPAPFAPDSAVLLLQRAGWQHRAAPHEGWFRSSGRGPAQQLRLLMRYRAEEVLFGTVALQFQAAAASIGVPVTLRPSEPGTFGTAMRSGDFDVYLRVLRGNPFMFNFVPMLHSASATNITKFGTPASDRLIAAIASADNPAQRTALLRQFQALLQAEAPIVPLFYLPNRVAANRALTGLHVGSLRPGFAAATIERVAKPAP; encoded by the coding sequence GTGAAGCATTCTCTTCCAGCTAACTTTCTGCTGCGCATTGCAATCGCCTTGCTGCTATTCAGCTGCGGCGGCCAACACACTCAGCGCGACACCGTGCGCATCCGCTGGGCCCGCGACCCGGAAACGCTCGACCCGCTCTTTGCGTCCAACTTGGCCGCATTCGACGCCAACAACCTGCTTCACGTCAGCCTGTTGCAGGGCGACATTTCTACTCAGCAGCTGGCACCAGCCCTAGCCGAAGAGCTGCCCACCGTTCAGCTTGTGGGCGACTCGCTCACCCAGCTGCAGTACCGCATCAGGCCCGCCGCCACTTGGGACAATGGCCGGGCCGTTCTGGCCAGCGACGTCGATTTTACCCTGAAGCTGATGCTTTGCCCGGGCCTGCCCAACGAGGCCGCCCGCAACCAATACGGCTTCATTCGGGCCTTGCTACCTCATCCGCAAGACCCCCGCCGCTTCACGCTGCTGTGCCGGGGCCGGAGCCTGGAGTATGCGCAGGCCTCGGGCGACTTTTTCATTCTGCCCGAGCACAGCCTCGACCCGCGCGGGCTGTTGCGCCGGTGGTCGCTGGCCGACCTGCAGCGCCAACCCCTGTCGCCCCGCGCCGATTCCGGTGCCCGGGCCGTAGCTCAATATTACCTGGCGGCGGTGGCAAGCCACTCGCCTAACCGCCTGCCCGGCTGCGGTCCCTACGAATTGCAGAAATGGGAGAAGGATAGATTTCTTTCGTTTCGACGCAAGCCGCGCTGGTGGGGCAGCCGCCTGCAGCCCGTCCCCCTGGTACTGCAGGCCAAGCCCCCCCAGCTTGAATACGTCATCATTCCGGATGTGGCCACCGCCGCCCTGGCCTTGCAGCGCGGCGACGTAGACGTGTTTCCGCAGATGCCGGCCCGCGAGTTTGCGCGGCTGCGCGCCATGCCGGCAGCCCAGTCAACCCTACGCTTTTACACCAGCCCGTCGTACGACGTGGCCACGGCCGGATTCAACACGCAGCATCCGGCCCTGGCCGATGCCCTGACCCGCCGGGCCCTCAGCCGCTGCTTCGATGCCGCGGGCCTGTTGCGCGCCACCCAGTTGGGCGAGGGGCAGCGCACGGTGGGCATTATCAGCCCCGCCGACCGCGCCAATTACAACGACAGCCTGGCTCCCGCGCCCTTCGCCCCCGACTCGGCAGTGCTGCTGCTGCAGCGCGCCGGCTGGCAGCACCGGGCGGCCCCGCACGAAGGCTGGTTTCGCAGCTCGGGCCGGGGCCCTGCCCAGCAGTTGCGCCTGCTGATGCGCTACCGTGCCGAGGAAGTGCTATTTGGCACGGTAGCGCTGCAGTTTCAGGCGGCGGCGGCCAGCATTGGCGTGCCGGTCACGCTGCGGCCCTCCGAGCCGGGCACGTTCGGCACGGCCATGCGCAGCGGCGACTTCGACGTGTACCTGCGCGTGCTCCGGGGCAATCCCTTCATGTTCAACTTCGTGCCGATGCTGCATTCGGCAAGCGCAACCAACATCACGAAGTTTGGCACGCCGGCCAGCGACCGCCTCATCGCGGCCATCGCCAGCGCCGACAATCCCGCGCAACGCACCGCACTGCTGCGGCAATTTCAGGCCCTGTTGCAGGCCGAGGCGCCCATCGTGCCCCTCTTCTACCTCCCCAACCGCGTGGCGGCCAACCGCGCCCTCACCGGCTTGCACGTGGGCAGCCTCCGGCCGGGCTTTGCTGCGGCCACCATCGAACGGGTTGCCAAACCCGCTCCCTGA
- a CDS encoding PKD domain-containing protein: MRFSLAAFRGRVAVLSFLLSLAGLAARAQQAGDTTSVNCGPPLPRMLCVDLDGRPSVDEAAGPFTYQWQMGDGTTLTGPTVTHCYKERKNYVVQLDVIVDKTGEIRRGQKYIPVNLVQQDVIDFTASTARVRVGQPVSFASPEAQLLSCNNVQYVWDFRDGTVKQGRTAEHVFRRPGTYQVRFSMRGYGSAACIASHCVSREIVVEP; the protein is encoded by the coding sequence ATGCGCTTTTCCCTAGCAGCTTTTCGCGGCCGCGTGGCCGTCCTGTCTTTCCTGCTGAGCTTGGCCGGGCTGGCGGCCCGCGCCCAGCAGGCCGGCGACACCACCAGCGTAAACTGCGGCCCGCCGCTGCCGCGCATGCTCTGCGTCGACCTCGACGGCCGTCCTTCCGTGGATGAGGCCGCCGGCCCCTTCACCTACCAGTGGCAGATGGGCGACGGCACCACCCTCACCGGGCCCACCGTGACGCATTGCTACAAGGAGCGCAAAAACTACGTGGTGCAGCTCGACGTCATCGTGGACAAAACCGGCGAAATACGCCGCGGGCAAAAATACATTCCCGTCAACCTCGTGCAGCAGGACGTCATCGACTTCACCGCTTCCACCGCCCGCGTGCGCGTGGGCCAGCCCGTCAGCTTCGCCTCGCCCGAGGCGCAGCTGCTCAGCTGCAACAACGTGCAGTATGTGTGGGATTTTCGGGATGGCACCGTGAAGCAGGGCCGTACGGCAGAGCACGTTTTCCGGCGGCCCGGCACCTACCAGGTTCGTTTCAGCATGCGCGGCTATGGCTCAGCGGCCTGCATTGCCAGCCACTGCGTCTCGCGCGAAATTGTGGTGGAGCCGTAG
- a CDS encoding LytTR family DNA-binding domain-containing protein, with protein sequence MSTSVLRCLVVDDDPLSVQVVLNCIANTPFLTAAGSYTNPVEAAEALRTQPIDLLFLDVEMPLMSGIELLRTLQHPPLVVLITSSKDYAVQAFEHAVVDYLVKPVSYARFLQAAQKALEMTERQSADDSDAIQPAAPNAAFTFVKVDNKLVRVTFDDVRYVEALGDYVHVITDRSKLIVYSTMKAVEEKFPASRFVRVHRSFIVNLDHIQALEDNSLVVETKHIPVGQTYLRDVMQRLNKF encoded by the coding sequence ATGTCTACATCCGTACTCCGCTGCCTGGTCGTCGACGACGACCCGCTCTCGGTGCAAGTGGTGCTTAACTGCATCGCCAACACGCCCTTCCTGACCGCAGCTGGCAGCTACACCAACCCCGTCGAAGCCGCGGAGGCCCTGCGCACTCAGCCCATCGACCTGCTGTTTCTGGACGTGGAAATGCCCCTCATGTCGGGCATCGAGCTGCTGCGCACCCTGCAGCACCCGCCGCTGGTGGTGCTCATCACCAGTAGCAAAGATTATGCGGTGCAGGCCTTCGAGCACGCCGTGGTCGACTACCTGGTGAAGCCCGTGAGCTACGCCCGCTTCCTGCAGGCCGCGCAAAAAGCCCTGGAAATGACCGAGCGCCAGTCCGCCGACGATTCCGACGCCATTCAGCCCGCGGCACCCAACGCCGCCTTCACCTTCGTGAAGGTGGACAACAAACTGGTGCGCGTCACCTTCGACGACGTGCGCTACGTGGAGGCCCTCGGCGACTACGTGCACGTCATCACCGACCGCAGCAAGCTCATCGTGTACAGCACCATGAAGGCCGTGGAGGAGAAATTTCCTGCTAGCCGCTTTGTGCGGGTGCACCGCTCGTTTATCGTCAACCTCGACCACATTCAGGCCCTCGAAGACAACTCGCTGGTAGTGGAAACCAAGCACATTCCGGTGGGCCAAACCTACCTGCGCGACGTGATGCAGCGCCTCAACAAATTTTAA